One window of the Salvia splendens isolate huo1 chromosome 1, SspV2, whole genome shotgun sequence genome contains the following:
- the LOC121751700 gene encoding cytochrome P450 703A2-like gives MDSDLHFLKLNHLLTFLCILSSSYIFFKFISWWLFFSKNSSIGAIKLPPGPPKSPIFGNLLQLGQLPHRDLAALCEKYGPLVYLRLGRVDAITTNDPDIIREILRQQDDVFASRPRTLAAEHLAYNCGDVALAPLGPKWKRLRRICMENLLTTKRLESFSGHRSDEAQHLVRNVWASAQCGKEVNLRELLGAFSMNNVTRMLLGKQYFGIGSDAPQEATEFMHITHELFRLLGLIYLGDYLPIWRWVDPFRCEKKMRQVEKKVDEFHTKIIEQHRASKENQDDGQMDFVDVLLSLPGEDGKEHMDDIEIKALIQDMIAAATDTSAVTNEWAMTEVIKHPHVLKRAQQELDSIVGPNRMVQEADLAHLNYLRCIVRETFRMHPAGPFLIPHESTRPTTINGYYIPERTRVFINTHGLGRNTAIWDDVDRFEPERHWLPDGSRVEISHGADFKILPFSAGKRKCPGAPLGVTLVLTALARLLHAFDWAPAAGLRPEDIDTSEVYGMTMPKARPMIAIARPRLAAHLYH, from the exons ATGGATAGTGATTTGCATTTTCTTAAGTTAAATCATCTTCTAACCTTTTTGTGCATCCTAAGTTCTTCATATATATTCTTCAAATTCATTAGTTGGTGGCTTTTCTTCTCTAAGAATTCCAGTATAGGAGCCATCAAACTGCCCCCGGGCCCACCCAAATCGCCCATATTCGGCAACCTTCTTCAGTTGGGCCAGCTTCCTCATAGAGATTTAGCGGCCCTATGTGAGAAATATGGACCCCTCGTCTATCTCCGATTGGGTCGGGTCGACGCCATAACGACCAATGATCCCGACATCATCCGTGAGATTCTAAGGCAACAAGACGATGTATTCGCCTCACGACCGCGAACCTTGGCAGCGGAGCACCTTGCCTACAATTGTGGAGACGTTGCACTGGCCCCTctcggcccaaaatggaaacgACTACGACGAATTTGCATGGAGAATTTATTAACTACCAAAAGACTTGAGTCGTTTTCGGGCCACCGATCAGATGAGGCCCAACATCTAGTCAGGAATGTATGGGCCTCGGCCCAATGTGGAAAGGAGGTGAATTTGAGGGAACTACTAGGTGCTTTCTCGATGAACAATGTGACTAGAATGTTGCTAGGAAAGCAATACTTTGGCATTGGATCGGACGCCCCACAAGAAGCCACGGAGTTCATGCACATAACGCATGAGCTCTTTCGGCTTTTGGGCCTCATCTATTTGGGTGATTATTTGCCCATTTGGAGGTGGGTTGACCCGTTTCGATGCGAGAAGAAAATGAGGCAAGTCGAGAAAAAAGTTGACGAATTTCATACAAAAATTATAGAACAACATAGGGCAAGTAAGGAAAATCAAGATGATGGCCAAATGGATTTTGTTGATGTCTTGTTGTCCTTGCCCGGTGAAGATGGAAAAGAGCATATGGATGATATAGAGATCAAGGCACTCATTCAG gaTATGATAGCGGCCGCCACCGACACTTCCGCAGTGACAAACGAGTGGGCCATGACCGAAGTAATCAAGCATCCACATGTTCTCAAACGGGCCCAACAAGAGCTGGACTCAATAGTCGGCCCAAATCGAATGGTCCAAGAGGCCGACTTAGCCCATCTAAACTACCTACGCTGCATAGTCCGAGAAACATTCCGGATGCACCCGGCCGGCCCGTTTCTCATCCCGCACGAGTCGACCCGGCCCACCACGATAAACGGGTACTACATCCCGGAGAGGACACGTGTGTTCATCAACACGCACGGGTTGGGCCGCAACACCGCGATCTGGGATGACGTGGACCGGTTCGAGCCGGAGAGGCACTGGTTGCCTGACGGGAGCCGAGTCGAGATCAGCCACGGAGCCGACTTCAAAATCCTCCCCTTCAGCGCGGGAAAGAGGAAGTGCCCCGGCGCGCCGCTCGGCGTGACGCTCGTGCTCACGGCTCTGGCGCGTCTGCTGCACGCTTTCGATTGGGCCCCGGCTGCGGGCTTGAGGCCTGAAGATATCGATACGAGTGAAGTGTATGGGATGACTATGCCTAAGGCCCGGCCCATGATTGCCATTGCCCGGCCTAGATTAGCGGCCCATTTGTATCACTGA
- the LOC121800359 gene encoding aspartyl protease family protein 2-like, translating to MLFGAAAVPRAAVFTPLVTNPKLDTFYYVNLNGISVGGARVPGITAKLFKIDASGNGGVIVDSGTSVTRMTRPAYVALRNAFRAGASNLKRAPDFSLFDTCFDLSGKTEVKVPTVVLHFAGADVSLPASNYLIPVDSDGTFCFAFAGTTSGLSIIGNIQQQGFRVVFDLADNRVGFAANSCT from the coding sequence ATGCTCTTCGGTGCGGCCGCAGTGCCGCGAGCCGCCGTCTTCACTCCGCTAGTGACAAATCCGAAGCTCGACACGTTCTATTACGTTAATTTGAACGGAATTTCCGTGGGCGGCGCACGCGTCCCCGGAATTACGGCGAAGCTTTTCAAAATCGACGCCAGCGGCAACGGCGGCGTGATTGTGGATTCGGGGACGTCGGTGACCCGGATGACCCGACCCGCTTACGTTGCCCTAAGGAATGCGTTCCGGGCGGGGGCTTCGAATCTGAAGCGGGCGCCGGACTTTTCTCTCTTCGATACGTGCTTCGATCTGTCAGGGAAGACGGAGGTGAAGGTGCCGACTGTGGTGCTGCATTTTGCCGGAGCTGACGTGTCGTTGCCGGCGTCGAACTACTTGATTCCGGTGGACAGCGACGGAACGTTCTGCTTTGCGTTTGCGGGTACAACGAGCGGGTTATCCATAATTGGGAATATCCAGCAGCAGGGTTTCCGGGTCGTATTTGATTTGGCGGACAATCGGGTCGGGTTCGCTGCTAACAGTTGTACCTAG
- the LOC121751690 gene encoding transcription factor MTB1-like gives MGVVSWSNEDKAMAAAVLGTKAFDYLLSSSVSAECSLMGMGNDENLQNKLADLVERPNSSNFSWNYAIFWQLSRSKAGDLVLGWGDGCCREPREDEESEVTRILKMRLEDESQQTMRKRVLQRLHTLFGGGGEENYAFGLDKVTDTEMFFLASMYFSFPRGEGGPGRCFGSSRHVWLLDALKSPVDFCVRSFLAKSAGMQTIVLIPTDVGVLELGSVRCIPESMELVKVVESSFSSYSSLNRSKQTAAAALATVMNKKDTNGHIPNLAICDRPEVVPKIFGQDLKSSNVQFRENVSIRKPEVQERTWDASGNRNKLPFTNNSNGLHGATWTQYSNLKRGNPLEVYSPQTPAKKPAEIVNGNREEFMINNFQHQKSAQMQIDFTGATSRPLTPHPQSLESELSDVEASCKEEAAGLSEDKRPRKRGRKPANGRDEPLNHVEAERQRREKLNQRFYALRAVVPNISKMDKASLLGDAIAYITELQKKLKDMESEREGVGSITREASVSETYSNREAQDLLASSINIVADREEVTVRVSCPLDTHPASRVIQAINDAQATIVDAKMAAGSERVFHTFVVKSHGSERLTREKLLEAFSRRSRSPHQLSLG, from the coding sequence ATGGGGGTTGTCAGTTGGAGTAATGAGGATAAGGCGATGGCGGCGGCGGTTTTGGGAACTAAGGCTTTTGATTACTTGTTGTCGAGCTCAGTTTCTGCTGAATGCTCATTAATGGGGATGGGGAATGATGAGAATTTGCAGAATAAGCTTGCAGATCTTGTTGAGCGCCCAAATTCTTCCAATTTTAGTTGGAATTATGCAATTTTCTGGCAGCTCTCTAGGTCCAAGGCTGGGGATTTGGTGTTGGGATGGGGGGATGGGTGTTGTCGAGAACCTCGTGAGGATGAGGAATCTGAGGTTACTCGAATTCTTAAAATGAGGCTTGAGGATGAATCTCAGCAGACAATGAGGAAAAGGGTTCTCCAAAGGCTGCATACTTTGTTTGGAGGAGGCGGTGAGGAGAATTACGCGTTTGGATTGGATAAGGTAACGGACACTGAGATGTTCTTCCTAGCTTCAATGTACTTTTCCTTTCCTAGGGGTGAAGGGGGCCCTGGGAGGTGTTTTGGATCTAGTAGGCATGTATGGTTGCTGGATGCATTGAAGTCACCGGTTGATTTCTGTGTTAGGTCATTCCTTGCAAAGTCGGCTGGCATGCAAACTATTGTTTTAATCCCAACTGATGTTGGGGTACTTGAATTAGGGTCTGTCAGATGCATCCCAGAAAGTATGGAGCTAGTCAAGGTGGTCGAATCTTCCTTCTCGTCGTACTCTTCGCTCAACAGGTCCAAGCAAACAGCAGCTGCGGCTTTGGCGACAGTAATGAACAAAAAAGATACAAATGGCCATATTCCTAACTTGGCTATTTGTGACCGACCAGAAGTTGTTCCCAAGATTTTTGGGCAGGACTTGAAGTCCAGTAATGTGCAATTCAGGGAAAATGTTTCCATTAGGAAACCTGAAGTGCAAGAAAGGACTTGGGACGCAAGTGGAAATAGGAACAAGCTACCATTTACCAACAATAGCAATGGTCTTCATGGCGCTACATGGACACAGTATAGCAATTTAAAGCGAGGGAATCCACTAGAGGTTTACAGTCCTCAGACTCCAGCCAAAAAGCCTGCTGAGATTGTCAACGGGAATAGAGAAGAATTCATGATCAATAATTTTCAGCATCAAAAGTCGGCTCAAATGCAGATAGATTTTACTGGAGCGACCTCAAGGCCTTTAACCCCGCATCCACAGAGTCTCGAGTCTGAGCTTTCAGATGTTGAGGCTTCATGCAAGGAAGAGGCTGCAGGCCTATCAGAAGACAAGAGGCCAAGAAAGCGTGGTAGGAAGCCCGCAAATGGAAGAGACGAACCATTGAATCATGTAGAGGCAGAAAGACAGCGAAGGGAGAAGCTGAACCAGCGCTTCTACGCTCTAAGAGCTGTTGTACCAAATATCTCTAAGATGGATAAAGCTTCTCTCCTTGGAGATGCTATTGCTTACATAACAGAACTGCAGAAGAAGCTGAAGGACATGGAGTCTGAGAGAGAAGGAGTTGGCAGCATAACGAGAGAAGCATCTGTTTCGGAAACTTATTCAAACAGAGAAGCACAAGACCTTCTGGCTTCAAGCATAAACATCGTAGCTGACCGTGAAGAAGTCACTGTTAGGGTCAGCTGCCCGTTGGACACACATCCAGCATCAAGAGTCATCCAAGCAATCAATGATGCACAGGCAACTATAGTCGATGCAAAAATGGCTGCAGGGAGTGAGCGAGTGTTCCACACATTTGTTGTCAAATCCCATGGATCCGAACGGTTAACTAGGGAGAAGCTGCTTGAAGCATTTTCCCGTAGATCCAGATCACCCCATCAGTTATCTCTCGGGTAA